The following is a genomic window from Pseudomonas lurida.
TTGCCCGGCACGTCGTACAAAAGGTCGCGGGGCGGGTTCCCGTGGTCGTCTCCGGCCACATCAGCGACAACCTCGACACTCAGGTCCACGAACTCAATGCAATGGCTGCCAGCGGCGCTGACGCGGTGGTGCTGGTCACCAACCACCTCGACCCACAAGGCCAGGGCACCCCTGTGTTCCTGGATAACCTGCACTACCTGCTGGCCCGGCTGCCGGAAGACTTGCCACTGGGCCTCTATGAATGCCCGGCGCCTTATCGACGCCTGCTCAGCGATGAAGAACTGCAAGCCTGCATCATCAGCGAGCGCTTCATCATGCTCAAGGACGTGAGCTGCGACCTGCACGTGGTCACTCGGCGCGTTGCCATGGCCCGTGGCTCATCCCTACGCATACTCAACGCCAATGCGGCGATCGCCTGGGACGCCATGAAAGCCGGGGCTGCCGGCTTCAATGGTGTGTTTACCAACATTCACCCGGACCTCTACCGCTGGCTACGCCTGGAAAGCGCGCGTGACCCGCAACTCGCCGAGGAGCTCGCGACTTTCCTGGTGCTGGCCGCCACCACGGAAAGCCTGGGCTACCCTGCCCTGGCCAAAATCTATCACCAGCGTATCGGCACCTTTGCTTCCATCCACTGCCGAGTGATCGACTACGACGTCAGGGAGCGCTATTGGGCGCTGGATGCCGTGCTCGATAAACTCGTCGCGGGCACGGAACACTTCCGCGCCAGGATCCGTGCGCTCGATACGGCGCAGGGCCCCCTTGCGGGAGAGCGGCTGCATGTCGGATAAGCGCGTGATTTGTGTGGGCTGCGCGGTGTGGGACACCATTTTCAGCATCGATCACATCCCGCTGCGTGGCGGCAAGATCCTGCCGCGCCAGGCGATCCAAGCCGCCTCCGGGATGGCGACGGCCGCTGCGTTCAGCATCGCGCGCCTGGGCGGCCCGGTGACCCTCTGGGCACGCATCGGTGACGACACCACCGGCAGGATGTTCATCGACAGCCTGAGCGGGTCCGGCGTTTCCACCGCGTGCATTCGGCAGGTTCCCGAGGGCCGTACCCCGTTTTCGACCATCCTGGTGGACCGCGACGGCGAGCGCCTTGTGGTGCCCTACATCGATCCCTCACTGGACACCGACCCCACCTGGCTGCCGCTCAACGACATCGCCGGGGCCGCTGCGGTACTGGCCGACATGCGCTGGGTAGAAGGCGCTCGCGCGGCGCTGACCGAGGCCCGACGGGTGGGGGTACCGACTGTCCTGGATGCTGATGTCGCCGCCGTGGAAGACCTCAAGGCCCTGATGCCCTTGGCCGACCACCTGCTGTTTTCAGAACCGGCGCTGCGTTTGCTGGCCGACAACGCCAAGCCCGAAGACGCGCTGCTGGCCCTGGCGCCCCACACGGACGCCAAGGTGATCGGCGTCACCCTGGGCGAGCGCGGCTCATTGATCTGGCAGCGGGATGTTTCGAGCACCGAGGTGCAGCACTTTCCGACACCGCGCATTCGCGCCGTCGACACCCTCAACGCCGGCGATGTCTGGCACGGCACCTACGCCTATGGCCTGGCCCACGGCTGGGCCCTCGCCGACAGCGTGCGCGCAGCGAGTGTTGCCGCCGCGATGAAATGCGAGGTATTTGGCGGGTACCTGGGCGCACCGCGCATGGCAGAGCTGGTCAGGCGCATGGCCAGCACCTACCGGCCTTGAGTCAGCCGAGCAAGCGGGCGAGTTCTTCGCGGCAGTAGTCGACGAACAACTGCACCGGCTTGGTCAACGGCGCGCGCCGCAACCAGACCGCCGACAAGCCTGAACCCGTGACCGTTTCTGCCAGCGGCACGCACACCACTGTCTGGCCGTCATAGGTGTACTCGGTAAACGGCTTGGTCACCAGGATCGAAAACCCGAAGCCCCGGCCCACCATGCCACGCACCATCTCGATCGATGGTGAGCTGAACACAATATTCGGCGTCAGCCCGCGCTCTTCGAAGATGCTCACGAAGTAGGTGCGGCTGGGCAGCACGTCGAGCAAAATCATCGGCTCCAGCACCAGATCCGCCAACGACACCTTGGCCTGCTGCGCGAAGCGGTGATCCGCCGGCAACAGCGCATAAGGCTGCTGCGGCGGCATCAGCGGCGTGGTTTCGATGGTGCCGCCCAAGTCGTGCTCAAAGAGCATCGCTACGTCGATACTGCCCGCCGTCAGTGCTTGCACCAGCTCCTGCTGCTCGCCATCGCGAATCCGGATCTCCACCCCCGGCCAGCGCGCCTTGAAGCCGGCGATCAAGCGCGGCAGGTACAGCGGCGCCACCGTTTCAAAGCAGCCGATATCGATCTGCCCCGCCACCACGTCATTGTCCGCCAGAGCGTTTTGCTCGAACTCATGGGCCACCCGCAACAGCTCCAGCGCCTTGCGATAGAAACGCGCGCCGCTGGGAGTGAGCGACACCCCCTGGGCGTGATGACGAATAAACAGCTGCACACCAAAGCTGTCTTCCAGTTGCTTGATTGCCGTGGACACCGACGGTTGTGCGATATACAGCTTGCGCGAGGCCTCGGCGACGCTGCCGCATTCGGCCGTGGTAACGAAATATCTGAGTTGGCGCAGATTATAGGCAGCCATCGGGGCCTCCAGAAACGTGGGACTTCGCCCGCAAGACAGGTGTAGGCAACATACCGGAGCGCGCCGGAGCGCGAGCTATATTTTTTAAGGTCTATAGCAACAAACTTACTAATTTACCTCCCCGCGCCCATTGCAGATGATCACTCCAACAACAAAGCGCCGCGCAGGTGGCGCACAGCGAAGTACGTCAACGTACTCACCTTGCCTTGGAGCTCGTCATGGTTACCACTGCAACATCCTCCGCCCCGCTTATCGAAAAACACACGATTGGATACGTGCCCCCGGAAGATCGCCATGGAAAGGTAAGGGACCTGTTCACCCTGTGGTTCGGCGGCAATATCGCGCCGTTGCCGATCGTCACCGGTGCACTGGGTGTGCAACTGTTTCACCTCAACCTGGTGTGGGGCATTGTCGCCATCCTCGTTGGCCATTTGGTCGGCGGTGTGTTGATGGCGCTGCACTCGGCCCAGGGTCCGCAAATGGGCATCCCGCAAATGATCCAGAGCCGCGCCCAGTTCGGCTCCCTCGGCGCCCTGCTGGTGGTGGTGATTGCGGGTGTCATGTACGTGGGTTTCTTTGCGTCCAACATCGTGCTGGCGGGTAAATCCTTGCACGGTGTGGTCGACGCCGTGCCCGTACCGGTGGGCATTGTGATCGGTGCCATCGGCTCCGGAATCATCGGCATCATCGGCTACCGCTTCATCCACGTGCTCAACCGCATCGGCACCTGGGTGCTGGGCGCCGGGATCGTGCTGGGGTTTGGCTATATCTTTACCCACGTGCAGACCACGGACTTCCTGACTCGCGGTGAATTCAACATCTCCGGTTGGCTGGCGACGGTGTCCCTGGCGGCGCTGTGGCAAATCGCATTCGCGCCCTACGTCTCCGACTACTCGCGCTACCTGCCGGCCGACGTGCCGGTAGCGTCCACCTTCTGGACCACCTACCTCGGCTCGGCCCTGGGCTCGAGCCTGTCGTTCATCTTCGGCGCCGTCGCCGTCCTCGCCACGCCGATCGGCATGGACACCATGGACACGGTCAAACTCGCCACCGGCGCCATCGGCCCGTTGATGCTGGTGCTGTTCCTGCTCAGCGTGATCAGCCACAACGCCCTCAACCTGTACGGCGCAGTGCTGTCGATCATCACCCTGATACAGACCTTCGCGTACCGCTGGATTCCAACGGCCAAAAGCCGTGCAGTGATTTCGATCCTGGTATTGGCGGCCTGTGCGATTGCAGCCGTGTTCGCCTCGAAAGACTTCATCGGCCACTTCGTCGACATGGTGCTGGTGCTGCTGGTGGTCCTGGTGCCGTGGACAGCGATCAACCTGATCGACTTCTATGCAATCCATAAGGGCAAGTACGACATTGCGTCAATCTTCCGCGTGGATGGCGGGATTTACGGGCGGTATAACCCGCAGGCGCTGCTGGCGTATGCGGTGGGCATCGTGGTGCAGATTCCGTTCATGAATACACCGCTGTATGTGGGCCCGATCTCGGAGCACATCAACGGGGCGGATTTGTCCTGGGTGGTGGGGTTGGTGGTGACGTCGCCGTTGTACTTCTGGCTGGCGAGTCGGGACAGTGCGTATAAGCGCCGGATGGAGGGTGGGAAGTGGGTGGCTGGCGTGTGATCCGCCTGCCAAGGTCTGAGCTGCCTTGAGTGGCAAGAAAACCCGCCTAGGCGGGTTTTCTGGTTTTTGAATGATCAGCCACACGCCCCCTGGTTGTGGGAGGATGGGTTGTTGTGGCGAGCGGGGATTAGTGGTGCTCGTCGTAGAGGTTTGTCTATGATGTGGCCTTTCGCTAAACGCCCCAGGAAACGCCCATGCCCGCCCTCACCTTGCGCAACGCCATCCCCGCCGACGCCGCGCGTTGCTTTGACATCGAGATCACTGCCTACGAAGGCGACGAAGCCGCAACGCTTGAGAAGATTGCCACGCGCATTGCACAGTACCCCCAAGGCTTCTTGATCCTGGAAGCCGAAGGCGAAGTGGTGGGTTTTATCAACTGCGGTTGCGCCCATGAGGTGGTGATGTCGGACGAGGCGTTCAAGGAGTTGGTGGGTCACTCGGCCGAGGCGCCGAATGTGGTGATCATGTCGGTGGTGGTCGACCCGCTGCATCAGGGCAAGGGCTACTCCACGTTGCTGATGAACGAATTCGTGCAGCGCATACGCGCGATGGGCAAGCACACGATTCACTTGATGTGCAAACAACGGCACGTGCCATTGTACGAACGCATGGGCTATGACTATGTGCGACCTTCGCCATCGGACCACGGTGGCATGGCGTGGCATGAGATGGTGATGGCACTCTGAAGATGAACACGCCACCCATTGAAATCAGCGACCAGCCCAACGCCGAGGCCGAGCGTATTCTTGGCAGCGGGTTGGCCGCGTTCAACGAAAGCATCACCGGCTACAACGATCGCCGGCCGCTGACAGTACTGATCAAAGACCCTGATACGCATCAGATTGTCGGCGGCATCACCGGTAAAACCACGCTGGGCATGGCTTTCCTCGACCTCTTCCACCTGCCCGAACACCTGCGTGGTTCTGGCTTGGGCAGTCGCCTGTTGCAAGCGTTCGAAGACGAGGCTCGCCGCCGAGGGTGCCGCAGCGCGGTGCTGTATACCCTCAGCTTCCAGGCGCCAGGATTCTATGAAAAGCACGGCTGGATAAAATTCGGGGAATTGCCCTGTGAGCCAGAAGGCAGCAGCCGGGTGTTTCTGTCTAAACCGCTGTGAACGCCAGCGCTGTGCCGAACAAGCGGTTCTCATGGGTGTCGCCCTGGAAGCTGTACCTCGGCGAACCGAGCAACGCGTACCCACGCCTGGGGTAACACCCCAGCGCTCGCTCATTGCCCACCCATGCCGTCGCCCACAGCAACCAAGCGCCACCGAGTACCGCAGGTTGTTCCGCCATTTGTAGCAGTTGATAGCCGATACCCTGGCCGGTGAAGCGCTCCTGGATCGACAGGCGCTGCAACTCGGCGCCCCTCCACACGGTGCCCTGCTCAGCTATCAGCCGAGATGATCTCTACGACCACCACAGCCCCGATAGCAAACCAATATCATTTGCGCGCAGCCCGACGCTTTGCTTTAATCGCGACCAATTCTTATTTACACGCTTTTTTTGGCTGGACGGGCAGTGTGTCGACCTCTTTTACTCACCTCTACGGCACTCATCACAGTTGGCTGCTCGGCCTGCTACGCCGGCGCTTGAGCGATCGTTGGGATGCCGCCGACCTGGCCCACGACACGTTTATCCGCATTCTCAGCCGCCCGCTGGCCGAGACTGACCCCGTCCGCCAGCGCTCCTACCTGGCCACCATCGCTCGCGGGCTGTGCATTGACCATTGGCGCCGGCGCCAGCTCGAACGCGCCTGGCTGCAAACCCTGGCCGAGCGGCCTCAAGCGCTGCAACCGTCGCCGGAGCAACGGGCGATCATCGTCGAGACGCTGGTGGAGGTGGATACCATGCTCGCGCGCCTGCCGAAAAAAGTCAGCGAAGCGTTCCTGCTCGCCCAGTTGCATGGCCTGCCCTACAAGCAGATCGCCGAGCAGCTTGGCGTGGGTGAGCGCATGGTCAAGAAGTACATGGCCCAGGCCCTGTTGCATTGCGCGATCCTGGAAGCCGAACTCGACGGGCTGCTGGTGCAATGAACACCCCCGGCAAGCTCAGTCACGCCAGCCTGGAGCAGGCCGCGCAATGGTATGTACGCCTGCAGGACCAGGCCAGCGCAGTGGAGCAACTGCGCTGGCAAGCCTGGGTCGCGCAAAACCCCGAACACCAGGCGGCCTGGCAGTATGTGCAGCGCGTGAGCCAGCGTTTTGCACCGCTGCAGGAACAGGCACAGTGTGCCAGCCGCGCCTTGCGCAGTTCGCGGCGCCAGACGCTCAAGACCCTGCTGGTGCTGTGCGGCGGCTCGGCGCTGGCCTGGGGCAGCTGGCGCAATACCGCCCTGCCCCGGCTGGTGGGCGGCTGGAGCGCAGACTATGCAACCACCCGCGGCGAAACCCGCGATGCGTTGCTGGCCGATGGCAGCCATGTATGGCTGAACACGTTGAGCGCGCTGGATGTCCGTTTTGATGCGACGCAACGGTTGCTGCTGCTGCGCTTTGGCGAGGTGTTGATCGACACGGCCAAGGACGCCAGCCGGCCGTTCCTGGTCGACACCGAACACGGACGCATGCAAGCGCTGGGCACCCGTTTCAGCGTGGTGCAAGACGACGATCAGACCCAGCTCAATGTCTTCGAAGGTCGGGTGCAAGTCACCCCCCAAGACCGGCAGGTGCGCATCATCGAAGCCGGCCAGCAAGTCTCCTTCACCCGCGACGGCTTCAAGCCCACTATGCCCGCCTCCCCGGCGCGCGAGGCCTGGAGCCGAGACGTGCTGCTGGCGGACAACTTGCCACTCGGTCAGTTGATCGCCGAACTCAACCGTTATCGCCTGGGCCACCTGGGGTGTGACCCGGCCGTGGCGCAGTTGCCGGTGATGGGTTCGTTCCCGCTCAAAGACAGCGATCATGCCCTGCACCTGCTGCAGGCGGCACTGCCGATTCGGGTCGACCGGCCGTTGCCGTGGTGGGTATCAGTCGGGCCGCAATAAAAACCTTCAACCGCCAGTTCCCTTTTTCAACCCTCGTTCGGTTAACCCAGCAGACGTTTTCAATTCGCCGATCGATTTGATCCAAAGGGAACCCTCCATGTCGCACCCTGCTTGCTTCGCGCTGCGCCCATTGGCGCTGGCCACTTCGCTATTCTGCCTCGGCGCGCCGATGGTGCAGGCCGCCGACTCGCCTTCGACCCAGGAAGCCGCACGCGCTTATCGCATCGCCGCCGGCTCGCTGGTCAGTGTGTTGAACAGCTTCGCCGAACAGTCGGGCATTTTCGTCGCCGGCCACAACAGCCTCGCCGCGGGCAAGACCAGCGCCGGCCTGAACGGCAGCTACACCCCAGCGGCCGGCTTGCAGCGCCTGTTGCAGGGCAGCGGCCTGCAAGCCCTGCCCCAAGGCAACAATGGCTACGTGCTGGAGCTGATCCCGGCCAACACCGGTGCGCTGGAGCTGGGCGCCACCACGATTTCCGGCCAGGACCTGGGCGCCATCACCGAAGACACCCACGCCTACACCACCGGCTCCATGGCCTCGGCCACCGGCCTGCCGCTGTCGATGCGTGAAACCCCGCAGTCGGTGACGGTGATCACCCGCCAGCAGATGGACGACCAGGGCACCAACAACATCGCCGACACCCTGCGCCGCGCCCCCGGCGTGAGCGTGCAGAACTACGACAGCGAGCGCTGGGAGTTCTCCAGCCGTGGCCTGCCGATCACCAACTTCCAGTACGACGGCGTCAATTCCACCTACGACGGTGTGTATGACTACGGCACCACCAGCACCGACATGGCCGTGTATGACCACCTGGAAATCATCAAGGGATCGGCCGGCCTGATGAGCGGCTCCGGCGACCCTTCGGCGACCGTCAACCTGATCCGCAAAAAGCCCACGGCGGCATTCAAAGCCTCGGTGACCCAGACCTTCGGTTCCTGGGACAACTACCGCACCGAAGGTGATATCTCCGGCCCGCTGACCGAGTCCGGCAATGTGCGCGGACGTTTTGTCGGCGTGTACCAGGACCGCCAGTCGTACCTGGACCACTACCAGAACACCAAGGACATTGCCTACGGCATCCTTGAAGCCGACCTCACACCCGATACCCTGCTGACCTTCGGCATCGACCAGCAGGACACCCGCTCCCGGGGCGCCAGCTGGACCGGTTTCCCGATGTACTTCAGCGATGGCTCGCGCACGAACTTCTCGCGCTCGTTCAACCCGGCCGCCGACTGGAGCCGTCGCGACTTCAACAACCAGACAATCTTCGCCTCGGTGCAGCAGACGCTGGCCAATGACTGGTCGCTCAAGGTCAGCCTCGACCGCAAGCGCAGCCAGCACGACACCCTGCTCGCCTCTGCCAGTGGCGGCAACCCGGACCCGGTCAGTGGCCAGAACATGTACATGTTCATGGGCAAGTACAAGGGCGATCAGGTGCAGAACACCCTGGACGTCAACCTCAGTGGGCCGTTCGGCCTGTTCGGCCGTGAGCACGAATTGATCATGGGCTTCATGGCCACTCGCTCGAAACAGGATGTGCCGGTGTACGGCTCGGTCTACCCGCCCGTGGGCGGCAGCATCTTCGACTGGCAAGGCGAATACGCCAAACCGGACATCCCGCGCAGTGGCCAGAACGATATCGTGCAGCGCCAGACGGGCGCCTACCTGGCCACGCGCCTGAAACCTACCGATGACCTGTCGGTGATCCTTGGCACCCGCGTGAGTAATTTCAGCGGCGCCGACACCACCAATTTCTACGACCCAGCCAAGCCCGACAACCGCACCCGCTACCACCAGGGCGGCGTCGTCACGCCGTATGCCGGGATCGTCTATGACCTCGACGACACCTGGTCGGTGTACACCAGCTACACCCAGATCTACCGCCCGCAAACCAGCAAGGATGCCGACCGCAAGCTGCTTGACCCCATCGAAGGCGACACCTACGAGGCCGGGATCAAGGCCGCGTTCTACGACGGCCGCCTGAACGCCAGCTTCGCGGCGTTCCGCATCGAGCAGGACAATGTCGCCGAGTACGTCTCGGGTTTCGAGACCGACTCGGTGTATCGCCCGATTGCCGGTGCGACCACCAAAGGGTTCGAGGCAGAACTGTCGGGTGAGGTGCTGGACGGTTGGAACATCTCCGCGGGCTACACCTACCAGCACACCCGCGATGCCAATAATGGCTACGTGTACAGCTCGGTGCTGCAAACCACTACGCCACAACAGGTGGTGCGCCTGTTCAGCACCTATCGCCTGCCCGGCGCACTGGAGAATGTCACCGTGGGCGGCGGCGTGAACTGGCAGAGCGAGTTCTTCGGCAACGTGTTCCAGCCCAACCCGGGCGACACGGTCAATTTCGGCCAGTACGCACGCATCACCCAAGACAGTTACTACCTGGTGGACCTGATGGCGCGCTACCGCTTCAACGAACACCTGAGCACCACGCTGAACGTGAAGAACCTGTTCGATAAAAAGTATTACACCGGCCTGGGCAACTTTGGCACCGGTTTCTACGGTGAACCCCGCAGCCTGCAACTGGCGACCAAATGGGACTTCTGAGCTGACGGCAGTGGCGGTCTGTGCAATGATCCCTTCACTCGCTCAAGGGAGGGACCCGCCGCCATGCCGCCGAACAGCCTTGCTCACCTCTCGCGCTTGCCGCGCTTCTGGCGCGACGAGCGCCTGCCTTTCATCGAAGCACGCACCATCGCCGATGGCCGCAAGGTGACCTATAGCCGTCATGCGCACGAGCATTTTTCCATCGGCGTGGTCACCACGGGACGCAGCTATTACCACTACGGCGCCGACACCTTTGAGATCAGCGCCGGCACGGTGGTGTTGATGAACCCCGGCGACGTACACGCCTGCAATCCCATCGCCAATGAGCCGTGGTCCTATCAGATGGTGTACGTCGACACGCCCTGGCTGACGGACTTGCAGCACCAACTGGGTTTCAGCACGGACATGGGTTACCGGCCATTCAACACGCCCTACACCCGGGACGCCGTGCTCTACGAGGGCTTGCTGGAGCTGTATCGGATACTGGTGGATGAACAGGCCGAACACTTGCAAAAGCAGAGTGCGCTGGTGAGCTACTTCACTGAGGTGCAACAGCGCCTCAACCCCTCCGACACGCCGGTCCGCGAGGTCAACCACAAGCTGGAGCGGGCCGCGGACTACATCCGCGAACACTGCACCGACGCGCTGAAACTGGAAGATATCTGCGTGGCAGCCGAGTTGTCGCCGTCTTACCTGATCCGTGCGTTCAAGCAGTATTACGGGCTGACGCCCCATGCGTTCCTGGTCAACCAGCGTATCCAGTTTGCCCGCGCGCAATTGCGCCAGGGTGAGTTGATCGCCGATGTTGCGCTGGCCGCGGGCTTTGCCGACCAGGCGCATTTCCAGCGCACGTTCAAACAGCATTTCGCCGCCACACCGGGGCAATACCGCGAGCAGCTCAAGCCATCAATAAATAACCCACACTGGCCACCAGCAACGCGGCCATTGAGCGGTTGAACACGCGAACGCCCTGAGGGTTGCCGAGGTAGCGACGCAGGAAGGTGCCGGCGTAGGCCCAGCACGCCACCGACAGGTAGCAGATCACCAGATAAAGCGCCGCAAACAGCCAGACTTGTGCGGCATCGCCATCCGCCACAAACAAGCCCATGCCGGCCACACACGCCAGCCAGGCTTTGGGGTTGAGCCATTGCATGATCGCGCCATACAACATCGACGGCGCCGTGGCGCAGCCCTCGGCGTCCAACCGGCCGTCATCCGCTGCCAGTTTCCAGGCCATGTAAAGCAAGAAGACCACCCCACCCCACTGGATCAACTGGGTCAAGATCGGCCAGCGCACCAGCACTTCGTGCAACCCCAGGCCAATCAGCACCAACAGCAACGTGAAGCCTACCGCAGCGCCGAATACGTGTTTTTGGCTGGCGACAAAGCCAAAGCGCGCCCCCGAACTCAGCGCAACCACATTGACCGGCCCCGGCGTGATGGAGGTGGCCAGGGCGAAGGCAGCCATGGAAATGATCAAGCTCATTGCAGTTCCCTTTTATTCGAACCCTTGACGGTAAGGCCACGGTAAAGGGCAAGTCGACCTGGGTATTGAACAAAATGACCCTGCCCGAACGATTGTGTATCCGACGGTAGGCTGATCCCATTTTCATCCCTCACGTCGACGCCACCTCATTCACAAGCGCTGGAGAAAAGGGCCTTGGGGAAAACGGTTCGGGTTACGATGAGGGTTGGGATGCCGCGATGGCCAGCCAGCGAGACGCTGATCGATTGTGCCAATGGCCTGGTTACCCAAAAAGTCGTTTAGACGCTTTTATTCCATTGATATAACTGCATTTTTTTCTTTCAATCAGCCGGTTTTGATAGGCAAAAATGCGTATTTCCGGTGCTGGAGCCGATGCTAGAGTTCAGCCCCTACTCATCGCAAACAAGGAACCGCTATGTCACGTCGCCTGTTGGCAGCTGCCTGCCTGATGCTGTCTTTTTCCGCCGTCCAAGCAACTGAACGCTGGGAAATCCTGCCGCCGACGCCAGCCCCCGTGGCGGGCGCAAAGACCGGCTACGCCGCCGTCAACGGCATCAAGGTCTACTACACCCGCACCGGCCATGGCTCACCAGTGGTGCTGCTGCATGGCGGCTTGTCCAACTCCGATTACTGGGGCAACCAGGTCAAGGCGCTGGCGGCCAAGCACACGGTGATCAGTATCGACAGCCGTGGCCACGGGCGCAGTTCGCGGGATGACAAACCCTACGGTTATGACCTGATGGCCGACGACGTGGTGGCGGTGCTCGACAGCCTGAACATTCCCCGCGCCGACATCGTCGGCTGGAGCGACGGCGCTATCATCGGTATCGACCTGGCGCTGCGTCACCCGGACCGTATCGGCAAAGTATTCGCCTTCGCCGCCAACACCCAGACCTCGGGTGTAAAAGACGCCGTGGAAAAGAACCCGACCTTCGCCGCCTTTATCGAACGCGCTGGCAAGGAGTACGCCAAGCTGTCGCCGACGCCTAAAGAGTACGACGCGTTCGTGGAGCAAATCAGCCATATGTGGGCCAGCCAGCCGAACTGGACCGACGCGCAACTGCAGAGCATCAAGACGCCGATCCTGATTGCCGACGGCGACCATGACGAAGCCATCAAGCGTGAGCACACCGAATACATGGCCGCGACCATTCCCGGGGCCGGCCTGTTGATTCTGCCAAACACCAGCCACTTTGCGTTCCTGCAGGACCCGGCGTTGTTCAATGCCGCAGTGCTGAGCTTCCTCGACAGCAAATAGACCCTGTACCCTGTCGGCGCGCATCACCTGCGCGCCCACAGATACCAGCCCTATCAGGACACCAATGCCCAACCCGATTCCACGACGGCGCGATGCCGCCGTCACCCGCGAAGCCATCCTGTTGTCCGCGCGCAAGGCGTTTGCCCAATCGGGCTATGACGGCGCGGGGGTGCTCGAGATCGCCGCTGGCGCGGGGGTGACCGCGATGCTGGTCAACCGCTACTTCGGATCCAAGGAAGCGCTGTTTGCCGAAGTGATCGCCGACACCATGGCCAGCCCGATCATCCTGACGCCAGATAACCTCAGCGCGCAAAACCTCGGCCGTACCA
Proteins encoded in this region:
- a CDS encoding dihydrodipicolinate synthase family protein, with product MPHAAQPVIEGIVPVMLTPFDDAGKIDFPGVDRLIEWYLGHGCDALFAVAQSSEMQWLSLEERTQLARHVVQKVAGRVPVVVSGHISDNLDTQVHELNAMAASGADAVVLVTNHLDPQGQGTPVFLDNLHYLLARLPEDLPLGLYECPAPYRRLLSDEELQACIISERFIMLKDVSCDLHVVTRRVAMARGSSLRILNANAAIAWDAMKAGAAGFNGVFTNIHPDLYRWLRLESARDPQLAEELATFLVLAATTESLGYPALAKIYHQRIGTFASIHCRVIDYDVRERYWALDAVLDKLVAGTEHFRARIRALDTAQGPLAGERLHVG
- a CDS encoding PfkB family carbohydrate kinase yields the protein MSDKRVICVGCAVWDTIFSIDHIPLRGGKILPRQAIQAASGMATAAAFSIARLGGPVTLWARIGDDTTGRMFIDSLSGSGVSTACIRQVPEGRTPFSTILVDRDGERLVVPYIDPSLDTDPTWLPLNDIAGAAAVLADMRWVEGARAALTEARRVGVPTVLDADVAAVEDLKALMPLADHLLFSEPALRLLADNAKPEDALLALAPHTDAKVIGVTLGERGSLIWQRDVSSTEVQHFPTPRIRAVDTLNAGDVWHGTYAYGLAHGWALADSVRAASVAAAMKCEVFGGYLGAPRMAELVRRMASTYRP
- a CDS encoding LysR substrate-binding domain-containing protein, whose translation is MAAYNLRQLRYFVTTAECGSVAEASRKLYIAQPSVSTAIKQLEDSFGVQLFIRHHAQGVSLTPSGARFYRKALELLRVAHEFEQNALADNDVVAGQIDIGCFETVAPLYLPRLIAGFKARWPGVEIRIRDGEQQELVQALTAGSIDVAMLFEHDLGGTIETTPLMPPQQPYALLPADHRFAQQAKVSLADLVLEPMILLDVLPSRTYFVSIFEERGLTPNIVFSSPSIEMVRGMVGRGFGFSILVTKPFTEYTYDGQTVVCVPLAETVTGSGLSAVWLRRAPLTKPVQLFVDYCREELARLLG
- a CDS encoding purine-cytosine permease family protein, which encodes MVTTATSSAPLIEKHTIGYVPPEDRHGKVRDLFTLWFGGNIAPLPIVTGALGVQLFHLNLVWGIVAILVGHLVGGVLMALHSAQGPQMGIPQMIQSRAQFGSLGALLVVVIAGVMYVGFFASNIVLAGKSLHGVVDAVPVPVGIVIGAIGSGIIGIIGYRFIHVLNRIGTWVLGAGIVLGFGYIFTHVQTTDFLTRGEFNISGWLATVSLAALWQIAFAPYVSDYSRYLPADVPVASTFWTTYLGSALGSSLSFIFGAVAVLATPIGMDTMDTVKLATGAIGPLMLVLFLLSVISHNALNLYGAVLSIITLIQTFAYRWIPTAKSRAVISILVLAACAIAAVFASKDFIGHFVDMVLVLLVVLVPWTAINLIDFYAIHKGKYDIASIFRVDGGIYGRYNPQALLAYAVGIVVQIPFMNTPLYVGPISEHINGADLSWVVGLVVTSPLYFWLASRDSAYKRRMEGGKWVAGV
- a CDS encoding GNAT family N-acetyltransferase; this encodes MPALTLRNAIPADAARCFDIEITAYEGDEAATLEKIATRIAQYPQGFLILEAEGEVVGFINCGCAHEVVMSDEAFKELVGHSAEAPNVVIMSVVVDPLHQGKGYSTLLMNEFVQRIRAMGKHTIHLMCKQRHVPLYERMGYDYVRPSPSDHGGMAWHEMVMAL
- a CDS encoding GNAT family N-acetyltransferase: MNTPPIEISDQPNAEAERILGSGLAAFNESITGYNDRRPLTVLIKDPDTHQIVGGITGKTTLGMAFLDLFHLPEHLRGSGLGSRLLQAFEDEARRRGCRSAVLYTLSFQAPGFYEKHGWIKFGELPCEPEGSSRVFLSKPL
- a CDS encoding sigma-70 family RNA polymerase sigma factor; translation: MSTSFTHLYGTHHSWLLGLLRRRLSDRWDAADLAHDTFIRILSRPLAETDPVRQRSYLATIARGLCIDHWRRRQLERAWLQTLAERPQALQPSPEQRAIIVETLVEVDTMLARLPKKVSEAFLLAQLHGLPYKQIAEQLGVGERMVKKYMAQALLHCAILEAELDGLLVQ
- a CDS encoding FecR domain-containing protein; amino-acid sequence: MNTPGKLSHASLEQAAQWYVRLQDQASAVEQLRWQAWVAQNPEHQAAWQYVQRVSQRFAPLQEQAQCASRALRSSRRQTLKTLLVLCGGSALAWGSWRNTALPRLVGGWSADYATTRGETRDALLADGSHVWLNTLSALDVRFDATQRLLLLRFGEVLIDTAKDASRPFLVDTEHGRMQALGTRFSVVQDDDQTQLNVFEGRVQVTPQDRQVRIIEAGQQVSFTRDGFKPTMPASPAREAWSRDVLLADNLPLGQLIAELNRYRLGHLGCDPAVAQLPVMGSFPLKDSDHALHLLQAALPIRVDRPLPWWVSVGPQ